A genome region from Carya illinoinensis cultivar Pawnee chromosome 2, C.illinoinensisPawnee_v1, whole genome shotgun sequence includes the following:
- the LOC122299255 gene encoding uncharacterized protein LOC122299255 yields MNEALGCARVKVQYGDDDQNIEVSVDSCPVNYIHWVDREELAVLEFLIQPQPKEGYGVFGGGWERPANVFMAANSFSKQLKQQAGTPRNAQATADEETPAQAEARANASMKIKMERISRLWNWVNEILG; encoded by the exons ATGAATGAAGCTCTTGGGTGTGCCAGAGTCAAAGTACAATATGGCGATGATGACCAAAATATAGAG GTATCTGTTGATTCATGCCCTGTCAACTACATCCATTGGGTGGATAGAGAAGAATTGGCAGTATTGGAGTTCCTGATTCAGCCTCAGCCGAAAGAAGGgtatggtgtatttggaggaGGTTGGGAAAGACCGGCAAATGTTTTCATGGCAGCCAACTCCTTCAGCAAGCAGTTGAAACAGCAGGCTGGCACTCCAAGAAATG CACAGGCGACTGCTGATGAAGAAACTCCTGCTCAAGCTGAGGCCCGAGCAAACGCCAGCATGAAAATAAAGATGGAGAGAATTTCAAGGCTTTGGAACTGGGTGAACGAAATTCTTGGATAA
- the LOC122299236 gene encoding sirohydrochlorin ferrochelatase, chloroplastic-like isoform X3 codes for MESLPIHPHLTVTRCSRRPSLSETTRAHLSWRPPKFLEYTRGPVKIKYLSRRTCLSNTNGGIKRKPHKVGERDGVIIVDHGSRRKESNLMLNQFVTMFRDKTGYPIVEPAHMELAEPSIRDAFGSCVQQGANQVIVSPFFLFPGRHWHQDIPSLTAEAAKEHPRVSYIITAPLGLHDLLVFVIAGCRG; via the exons ATGGAGTCTTTGCCCATCCATCCTCATCTTACAGTTACGAG ATGCAGTCGTAGGCCCTCATTAAGCGAAACAACTAGAGCGCACCTCTCCTGGAGACCACCCAAGTTCCTAGAATATACAAGGGGCCCCGTGAAAATCAAATACTTGTCGAGAAGGACGTGTTTGAGCAATACAAATGGTGGGATTAAACGAAAGCCACATAAGGTTGGTGAGAGAGACGGCGTGATCATTGTTGACCATGGTTCGCGGCGCAAGGAATCGAATCTCATGCTAA ATCAGTTCGTGACCATGTTCAGAGACAAAACTGGTTACCCAATTGTAGAACCAGCTCATATg GAGTTGGCAGAACCATCTATAAGGGATGCCTTTGGTTCTTGTGTTCAACAAGGTGCAAATCAAGTGATTGTAAGCCCATTTTTTCTCTTCCCTGGACGACATTGGCACCAG GATATTCCTTCCTTGACTGCTGAAGCTGCCAAAGAACACCCCCGTGTTTCATATATTATAACTGCACCTCTTGGTCTTCATGATCTTCTTGTG tttgtGATTGCAGGATGTCGTGGATGA
- the LOC122299236 gene encoding sirohydrochlorin ferrochelatase, chloroplastic-like isoform X2 has protein sequence MESLPIHPHLTVTSRRPSLSETTRAHLSWRPPKFLEYTRGPVKIKYLSRRTCLSNTNGGIKRKPHKVGERDGVIIVDHGSRRKESNLMLNQFVTMFRDKTGYPIVEPAHMELAEPSIRDAFGSCVQQGANQVIVSPFFLFPGRHWHQDIPSLTAEAAKEHPRVSYIITAPLGLHDLLVDVVDDRIQHCLSHVAGDADECAVCVGTSKCRLY, from the exons ATGGAGTCTTTGCCCATCCATCCTCATCTTACAGTTACGAG TCGTAGGCCCTCATTAAGCGAAACAACTAGAGCGCACCTCTCCTGGAGACCACCCAAGTTCCTAGAATATACAAGGGGCCCCGTGAAAATCAAATACTTGTCGAGAAGGACGTGTTTGAGCAATACAAATGGTGGGATTAAACGAAAGCCACATAAGGTTGGTGAGAGAGACGGCGTGATCATTGTTGACCATGGTTCGCGGCGCAAGGAATCGAATCTCATGCTAA ATCAGTTCGTGACCATGTTCAGAGACAAAACTGGTTACCCAATTGTAGAACCAGCTCATATg GAGTTGGCAGAACCATCTATAAGGGATGCCTTTGGTTCTTGTGTTCAACAAGGTGCAAATCAAGTGATTGTAAGCCCATTTTTTCTCTTCCCTGGACGACATTGGCACCAG GATATTCCTTCCTTGACTGCTGAAGCTGCCAAAGAACACCCCCGTGTTTCATATATTATAACTGCACCTCTTGGTCTTCATGATCTTCTTGTG GATGTCGTGGATGACAGGATTCAACACTGTTTAAGCCATGTAGCAGGAGATGCAGACGAGTGTGCTGTTTGTGTTGGTACAAGCAAATGCAGGCTctattaa
- the LOC122299214 gene encoding uncharacterized protein LOC122299214 isoform X2, with protein MAHAAKFLSPIRQSLTLMTSSCPPISQWRKFYYARFEPLKTLIKGLEPVLRNRASAFQHKLITQRRYFWFSGCKPSLGGLFGASVVLGSKICWPHVAYAMDGLDILMDDHRLLDTSDEEEDPLAFWTFARKFWLPVFFFLFVLTNLDHPIALIAIKIILLLLSTNPSPLSVYVSVDQLCHQSMRQAPHFYKAKASSLQATWQRNVP; from the exons ATGGCGCACGCAGCCAAGTTTCTCAGTCCAATTAGACAATCTCTCACTCTTATGACCTCGTCTTGTCCACCAATCTCTCAGTGGAGAAAATTCT ACTATGCCAGGTTTGAACCTTTAAAGACATTGATAAAGGGCCTTGAACCTGTTCTCCGCAACCGTGCCTCAGCATTTCAGCATAAATTAATTACACAGAGAAGATATTTTTGGTTTTCAG GATGTAAACCAAGTCTTGGAGGCCTATTTGGTGCGTCAGTTGTGCTAGGGTCAAAAATCTGTTGGCCTCATGTTGCTTATGCTATGGATG GTCTCGATATCTTGATGGATGATCACCGCTTGCTGGATACTTCAGATGAGGAAGAAGATCCGCTGGCCTTCTGGACGTTTGCCCGGAAATTCTGGCTacctgtttttttctttctttttgtgttgACAAACTTGGATCATCCTATTGCATTAATTgcaattaaaatcattttattactcCTCAGCACAAATCCCAGTCCTCTTTCAGTCTACGTTTCTGTTGATCAG TTATGTCATCAATCTATGCGCCAAGCACCTCACTTTTACAAAGCAAAG gcGAGCTCTCTTCAGGCTACTTGGCAAAGAAATGTACCATAA
- the LOC122299236 gene encoding sirohydrochlorin ferrochelatase, chloroplastic-like isoform X1, with protein sequence MESLPIHPHLTVTRCSRRPSLSETTRAHLSWRPPKFLEYTRGPVKIKYLSRRTCLSNTNGGIKRKPHKVGERDGVIIVDHGSRRKESNLMLNQFVTMFRDKTGYPIVEPAHMELAEPSIRDAFGSCVQQGANQVIVSPFFLFPGRHWHQDIPSLTAEAAKEHPRVSYIITAPLGLHDLLVDVVDDRIQHCLSHVAGDADECAVCVGTSKCRLY encoded by the exons ATGGAGTCTTTGCCCATCCATCCTCATCTTACAGTTACGAG ATGCAGTCGTAGGCCCTCATTAAGCGAAACAACTAGAGCGCACCTCTCCTGGAGACCACCCAAGTTCCTAGAATATACAAGGGGCCCCGTGAAAATCAAATACTTGTCGAGAAGGACGTGTTTGAGCAATACAAATGGTGGGATTAAACGAAAGCCACATAAGGTTGGTGAGAGAGACGGCGTGATCATTGTTGACCATGGTTCGCGGCGCAAGGAATCGAATCTCATGCTAA ATCAGTTCGTGACCATGTTCAGAGACAAAACTGGTTACCCAATTGTAGAACCAGCTCATATg GAGTTGGCAGAACCATCTATAAGGGATGCCTTTGGTTCTTGTGTTCAACAAGGTGCAAATCAAGTGATTGTAAGCCCATTTTTTCTCTTCCCTGGACGACATTGGCACCAG GATATTCCTTCCTTGACTGCTGAAGCTGCCAAAGAACACCCCCGTGTTTCATATATTATAACTGCACCTCTTGGTCTTCATGATCTTCTTGTG GATGTCGTGGATGACAGGATTCAACACTGTTTAAGCCATGTAGCAGGAGATGCAGACGAGTGTGCTGTTTGTGTTGGTACAAGCAAATGCAGGCTctattaa
- the LOC122301663 gene encoding sirohydrochlorin ferrochelatase, chloroplastic-like has protein sequence MVDELAEPSIRDAFGSCVQQGANRVIVSPFFLFPRRHWHQDIPSLTAEAAKEHPRVSYIITAPLGLHDLLVDVVDDRIQHCLSHVAGDADECAVCVGTSKCRLY, from the exons ATGGTTGAT GAGTTGGCAGAACCATCTATAAGGGATGCCTTTGGTTCTTGTGTTCAACAAGGTGCAAATCGAGTGATTGTAAGCCCATTTTTTCTCTTCCCTAGACGACATTGGCACCAG GATATTCCTTCCTTGACTGCTGAAGCTGCCAAAGAACACCCCCGTGTTTCATATATTATAACTGCACCTCTTGGTCTTCATGATCTTCTTGTG GATGTCGTGGATGACAGGATTCAACACTGTTTAAGCCATGTAGCAGGAGATGCAGACGAGTGTGCTGTTTGTGTTGGTACAAGCAAATGCAGGCTctattaa
- the LOC122299214 gene encoding uncharacterized protein LOC122299214 isoform X3, with amino-acid sequence MAHAAKFLSPIRQSLTLMTSSCPPISQWRKFYYARFEPLKTLIKGLEPVLRNRASAFQHKLITQRRYFWFSGCKPSLGGLFGASVVLGSKICWPHVAYAMDGLDILMDDHRLLDTSDEEEDPLAFWTFARKFWLPVFFFLFVLTNLDHPIALIAIKIILLLLSTNPSPLSVYVSVDQLCHQSMRQAPHFYKAKITT; translated from the exons ATGGCGCACGCAGCCAAGTTTCTCAGTCCAATTAGACAATCTCTCACTCTTATGACCTCGTCTTGTCCACCAATCTCTCAGTGGAGAAAATTCT ACTATGCCAGGTTTGAACCTTTAAAGACATTGATAAAGGGCCTTGAACCTGTTCTCCGCAACCGTGCCTCAGCATTTCAGCATAAATTAATTACACAGAGAAGATATTTTTGGTTTTCAG GATGTAAACCAAGTCTTGGAGGCCTATTTGGTGCGTCAGTTGTGCTAGGGTCAAAAATCTGTTGGCCTCATGTTGCTTATGCTATGGATG GTCTCGATATCTTGATGGATGATCACCGCTTGCTGGATACTTCAGATGAGGAAGAAGATCCGCTGGCCTTCTGGACGTTTGCCCGGAAATTCTGGCTacctgtttttttctttctttttgtgttgACAAACTTGGATCATCCTATTGCATTAATTgcaattaaaatcattttattactcCTCAGCACAAATCCCAGTCCTCTTTCAGTCTACGTTTCTGTTGATCAG TTATGTCATCAATCTATGCGCCAAGCACCTCACTTTTACAAAGCAAAG ATTACCACGTGA
- the LOC122299214 gene encoding uncharacterized protein LOC122299214 isoform X1 → MAHAAKFLSPIRQSLTLMTSSCPPISQWRKFYYARFEPLKTLIKGLEPVLRNRASAFQHKLITQRRYFWFSGCKPSLGGLFGASVVLGSKICWPHVAYAMDGLDILMDDHRLLDTSDEEEDPLAFWTFARKFWLPVFFFLFVLTNLDHPIALIAIKIILLLLSTNPSPLSVYVSVDQLCHQSMRQAPHFYKAKSLYAKKVEVQDYKFLCIARVELKEEKFTLVGILGGWWTLPRPFSQDAFSVVRNGAFNYYWKNNCRG, encoded by the exons ATGGCGCACGCAGCCAAGTTTCTCAGTCCAATTAGACAATCTCTCACTCTTATGACCTCGTCTTGTCCACCAATCTCTCAGTGGAGAAAATTCT ACTATGCCAGGTTTGAACCTTTAAAGACATTGATAAAGGGCCTTGAACCTGTTCTCCGCAACCGTGCCTCAGCATTTCAGCATAAATTAATTACACAGAGAAGATATTTTTGGTTTTCAG GATGTAAACCAAGTCTTGGAGGCCTATTTGGTGCGTCAGTTGTGCTAGGGTCAAAAATCTGTTGGCCTCATGTTGCTTATGCTATGGATG GTCTCGATATCTTGATGGATGATCACCGCTTGCTGGATACTTCAGATGAGGAAGAAGATCCGCTGGCCTTCTGGACGTTTGCCCGGAAATTCTGGCTacctgtttttttctttctttttgtgttgACAAACTTGGATCATCCTATTGCATTAATTgcaattaaaatcattttattactcCTCAGCACAAATCCCAGTCCTCTTTCAGTCTACGTTTCTGTTGATCAG TTATGTCATCAATCTATGCGCCAAGCACCTCACTTTTACAAAGCAAAG TCATTGTACGCAAAAAAAGTTGAAGTCCAAGACTATAAGTTCCTCTGCATTGCTAGAGTTGaactgaaagaagaaaaattcacTTTGGTTGGAATTCTAGGTGGTTGGTGGACTTTGCCGAGACCATTTTCTCAGGATGCTTTTTCTGTGGTTAGGAATGGAGCTTTTAACTATTATTGGAAAAACAACTGCAGAGGCTAA
- the LOC122299214 gene encoding uncharacterized protein LOC122299214 isoform X4, giving the protein MAHAAKFLSPIRQSLTLMTSSCPPISQWRKFYYARFEPLKTLIKGLEPVLRNRASAFQHKLITQRRYFWFSGCKPSLGGLFGASVVLGSKICWPHVAYAMDGLDILMDDHRLLDTSDEEEDPLAFWTFARKFWLPVFFFLFVLTNLDHPIALIAIKIILLLLSTNPSPLSVYVSVDQLCHQSMRQAPHFYKAK; this is encoded by the exons ATGGCGCACGCAGCCAAGTTTCTCAGTCCAATTAGACAATCTCTCACTCTTATGACCTCGTCTTGTCCACCAATCTCTCAGTGGAGAAAATTCT ACTATGCCAGGTTTGAACCTTTAAAGACATTGATAAAGGGCCTTGAACCTGTTCTCCGCAACCGTGCCTCAGCATTTCAGCATAAATTAATTACACAGAGAAGATATTTTTGGTTTTCAG GATGTAAACCAAGTCTTGGAGGCCTATTTGGTGCGTCAGTTGTGCTAGGGTCAAAAATCTGTTGGCCTCATGTTGCTTATGCTATGGATG GTCTCGATATCTTGATGGATGATCACCGCTTGCTGGATACTTCAGATGAGGAAGAAGATCCGCTGGCCTTCTGGACGTTTGCCCGGAAATTCTGGCTacctgtttttttctttctttttgtgttgACAAACTTGGATCATCCTATTGCATTAATTgcaattaaaatcattttattactcCTCAGCACAAATCCCAGTCCTCTTTCAGTCTACGTTTCTGTTGATCAG TTATGTCATCAATCTATGCGCCAAGCACCTCACTTTTACAAAGCAAAG TAG